From the genome of Triticum aestivum cultivar Chinese Spring chromosome 1A, IWGSC CS RefSeq v2.1, whole genome shotgun sequence:
CttcattaaaatgaatcaactgagtgtgtaaccgtgatggtctcttctcggcggagtccgggaagtgaacacggtgttggagtaatgtttgacgtaggttgttctaggatcacttcttgatcatagttcatcgaccgtgcctttgctttcgcttctcgctctcctttgcgtatgttagccaccatacatgctagtcgcttgctgcagctccacatcatacattttaccctacctataagcttaaatagtcttgatcgcgagggtgtgagattgctgagtccccatgactcacagattccttccaaaatcagatgcagggaccgatgatgccattccaggtgattcgacagagctcaagtgggagttcgatgaggactcgggacgttactacgtgtctttcccagatgatcagtagtggtgcccagttggggtgatcggggactatgttgcatttggggtttatcttcattttggttccatagtcggaccttgagtgtatttgaatgaatgtaatgatatttatgtatttgtgtgacatggcgagtgtaagccaactatgttactctatttcccttattgtattacatgggttatttgcgaagattacctcacttgcggcattgcttttaatgcggttatgcctctaagtcgtgcttcgacgcgtaggagatatagccgcatcgagggcgttacacaaacaccaggcagtgtggttcagcccatgcaggtaagagggcatgcaggcaaccaaataACATGCAAATGGTGCATTTGAAGTTGGATTTGCATAGCCAGGCTGAGTAGAGAAGTGTATGCGATGCAGGCACTGTTGCACAcggcaaccaaacatgccctatAAAGCCTAATTTGGATGTAAAACAGGTGATAGCGGTTGGGGCTTGgtacttagagcaactccaatggggcgacccatttcgtctgcggccgtccgtttgggtcggcacggACAAAAAagccggcccaacgcgccgacccaaacggacgcgcgtccgctttcgtccgcctgccgacccattcctGATCCATTTTTgagcctgatttgcgtcggcgcggataCAAGACGGGCGCGCGCACTCGTCCTTTTTTCTcaccgggcccgctggtcggtggcacattggattCACACCCTCGCTCGCCTGCTACGTCATCGACGTCGCCGGCCATTTTTTCAGATAAAAATGGATACATAGATAATTCTAGCATACACAGATAAAAAGAAAAGACCACCACTCGTCGATTTCtgactccgactcggtaatgtccttCTCCGATGTCTGAATGTAGGCGCCAGCATACGCCTCGTCTTCAAAGTCTCAACCCGCCGTTTCTCGTAGCTTCAGTTTCAATTGAGTTGCCTGCTTCCGCGAACGCTTCTCCttccgataggcggctcgctccctcctcctcgcgtcccTCTCCGATCTCAATTGCTTGTAGAACTGGCGCTCGTCGACAATGTCCTGCGGGAAGCCTCTGCGCCACACCATCAAGGCTTCCACGTCCTTCTCTATGATGGCGAGGCGATGCTGCCGCCTCCGGTGGACACTatgatcctcgtcggtgaaaagccgcgggagaggcgccagatcctgcgcccgctggctcgacacgttggcaaaattcatgccccgacgaggcctcaggaggcgccacgccgccgcgtcgtgcgcgcgggccgcctcctctgcggtgtcgaaggtgccgaggacGAGACGTTTCTCGCGAAACCAGATCTCAGCGGAGAAGGCGCTggagcggcgctcgcggactccgcAAAAATCCGAAGCACGCAGGCGGCGGATTGACATGGTGGCACAGAGGCTGCGAGAGTGGGAGGCCGACAGAGTGTGGAGGGAGCGCCTTCTTTATAGCGAGCGCCGGCCGCGGcgcgcgcgcgaacctttcccgcgcgctaGGCCGCTTTCCCccgcgcgcgaacctttcccgcgcgctggagcACCAAAATCAGGACGACGGCACGATGTTAAACGCGCGCGGTCATGAAAATAGGTCGGCCCGTCGGGTGCACTGCCGACCCAAAACTAAAAGAGGGCGGACGAAGGGCGGCCGGCCGATCCAAACGGATAAAAAGCGGACAAAAACGTCGTTCGTTTGAGTCGGCCTGTTAGAGTTGCGCCGTGAGCTCACCCATGATGGATCACCGTCACCTCCCTCGAGATGGCCTATTTCGGTCCCGGCAATTGCAAATAATTTTCATTAAGCCAACTTAAAAATCCATGGTGTACAGGAACATAAATGAAGCAAACCGAAACCCAAGTTTGTGAAGCTAAGACTAGTCACATTGGgtagtaacttagagtagtaacatgcgtatgttactactttatgttactacctccacagtgggtagtaacatatatgttgtgtcatgcatcacttcatttattaggttatagactcatctttccttaatatgtgtgatgttacactAACTAGTTATGTTATCACATTCCTCTTTTTCTTCATTAATTACAagtcacatcatctattttgcctagataagTGTCATGTTACcatttatgttactcccactgtggatagTCTAAACGTGGATGCCTCTTATCATATGGATGTGTGTGCAGGAGCCATTGCAGCTGTTCTTAGAGACAGTAATGATAATTTTTTGGTGGCATAATATCGGTTTATACCTTACACAGCATATGTTGATTTTTTGACTGCATTAGCTCAATCAGACTCACTTGAGATAAGTATGCAAAGTGGAATAGCAACCAAACGCGCGTCGTCAGCCACACGGGCCCGGCTTCTGTTCGTGTGGGGAGAGCTTCCAGCGTCTCGTGATGGGGGCACAAGACGAGGGTagccggcggccgccgccgccagggcccgcCCCTGGCCAGTCCGCCGCAACCGCGGGCACGGCGCCGCCGCCCATCACCCCAGCCCAGTTCCTCTCCTGGAAGCAGCGGAAGGTCGATCTGCCTCTTTTCTTTCCCTATCTAAGAAGTTCCTTTACCAGTCCCCATCGATTTTTGACTGAGCTTTCCTGTGATTTCTTCTCCGTCCAGCGGCTAGCTAAATGCGCTGTGATCTCATGGTGGTTTCCCTTGGCTAGACCATGGAAATCACTCGTGATTTGTGGGCTTCTCTCTGGATGCACGCCCGTATGTGCGATTATGTGCCTTTTGTTCGTTTGGGTGCCATGTGTAGTATGTTTTAGAATTGGAATAATGGTTTGTGAGTTCTGTGTTTGATTGCCGTCAGCAGGGCTTGTACACTACACGAACAGGGGAGAATAAAGATAACGAATACAATCACATCATGAATCGCCCATGTGAGAGGCATCTCGTATGATGCAAGCGGCTTTATGTAGGGTTTCGATGACCTATTCTCTGTCAGTTGGAGATAGTTACTCCATTTAATCCCAAAGATTCCAAAGGTGCCGTCAATATAAATTCCTTTAAAAATATAAATGTAGACCATTGGCCAACATAGACAATAAAATTTTGATACCACTAGATCCATAATCAAATATAAATTATTTTTTGCGAATCAATCAAATATAAATTACTAATACGTAATTTATTGTATTCGATGGAATTGACAATTGATGGTCAAAATGTCACATTGAAAACAATGTCAATGTCCCAACTACCTTGCATTTGGGATCATGAGTATATGTGCAACTACCTACTGAGCACTGTGTCTACTTATTTCAGATGCAACACTGTGAATGGCCGCAGCCAGAGTGATGATACACCTATTTTATTTAAGCACTATGTCAGCACATTACTTTGCTAAACGTCTCTCCAAGAACAtgattgtacatgcccttagatgATAATACTTTTCTTCATCATCTCGAATAGACTTACTTGAGTGGTTAACTGCAACTTTGTGAACTTTTTAGTGTCTATGGACAACGGATATCAGATTCTTGTGGGTAATATGTTTCCCTTTTCTTGTATATGTTCTAGGCTATTTTTCGGACGAATGATGCCACACTTTTTTTATTCTGGTCCCTGGGAGCCTCCTGAGATACACATGCTGTTTTTGTTAAATTCTAGATTACCTCTTACCTTGTCCATGGTCTGGGTAATTGCCATGGATGTGTTGTGTTTCTGCCTTTGAATTGTTTATCTTTTTAATTCTTAGAGAGCACCTGTTCTCTAATTGTGTGGTTGTACAGGTCCAGTTTTCATGCATAGTTTACTCATAAAGTTACACCTGCTATTCAGGATAGGCAGAACTGCATTGCTTGAGCATTTTATTTTGCTTTCAGTGTTCTGCAATCTGGTTATTAAGAGAGGTTAGAGAGTTTCAATATTTATAATCTGTTCTTGGAGAGATAATTCAACCTtttgttctttatatcgtttttttTGCAAAACGCAACCTGTAATGATTGGTTcctttttgtttttatgttggtgGAAACTTTGAGCTTATTTTGGATGTTGCTTGCTCAATAAAAACAAGCTGCGCTTTTATATACTTTTGTCCTATTTGAATATGAGATTTAGTAACGCAAACTGTGTCTTATAGAAGTTTGATAGTTGCATGCTATTCCAAATGCCAAAGATCATGCAAAACGGTTGTTGCTAGA
Proteins encoded in this window:
- the LOC123050118 gene encoding uncharacterized protein isoform X1, translated to MGAQDEGSRRPPPPGPAPGQSAATAGTAPPPITPAQFLSWKQRKRLAKCAVISWWFPLARPWKSLVICGLLSGCTPDAEEAAEKAEAAQKRAADIASGAVQMNGRELFQHEPWVFDNNIY
- the LOC123050118 gene encoding zinc finger CCCH domain-containing protein 15 homolog isoform X2; the encoded protein is MGAQDEGSRRPPPPGPAPGQSAATAGTAPPPITPAQFLSWKQRKDAEEAAEKAEAAQKRAADIASGAVQMNGRELFQHEPWVFDNNIY